The following proteins come from a genomic window of Henningerozyma blattae CBS 6284 chromosome 4, complete genome:
- the ERD1 gene encoding Erd1p (similar to Saccharomyces cerevisiae ERD1 (YDR414C); ancestral locus Anc_5.515) has product MAEETQLQKEAQYVFHLVIPSMRLNILFILASWLWYWILIFLGNYKLDASKVLVTRTPRDIRAPLSHIQMQRYSKNLAVRLTKFVTPIICLTLFLLFIIDEAKLTEALMSKYRPIALGLIVFLNIAPLLEFCTIFWTILQNNDVLIYFAKRLLLIEIGPAHLRNTYIVISDTLTSFSKPIIDFALYLTIFWEFDHFDLFVASIPVLIRIFQCFREFKLKKGKDMTLLFNAMKYGCNIPILISTWYTRIQEDNKMSLNLQRIFMLINSSYTLFWDIKMDWKFKNFYSIRHPSQMKNGLIFQNKIIYQSAIVIDFLIRFWWLWCFLLGNLNGAVICRGELHYLEIIRRAIWIVFKLECEYITNAGEKFGDE; this is encoded by the coding sequence ATGGCAGAAGAAACCCAACTTCAAAAAGAAGCTCAATATGTTTTCCATTTAGTGATACCGTCTATGAggttaaatattttattcatattGGCTTCATGGTTATGGTATtggatattaatatttctagGTAATTATAAGCTAGATGCATCAAAAGTTCTTGTTACAAGAACTCCAAGGGACATAAGGGCTCCTTTATCACATATTCAAATGCAAAggtattcaaaaaatttggCTGTTAGATTAACCAAATTTGTGACACCTATCATTTGTTTGactttgtttttattatttataattgatGAAGCTAAATTAACAGAAGCATTGATGAGCAAATATAGGCCAATTGCCCTAGGATTAATCGTATTTCTCAATATAGCCCCATTATTGGAATTTTGCACTATATTTTGGacaattttacaaaataatgatgtcttaatatattttgctAAAaggttattattaattgaaatcGGTCCTGCTCATTTGAGAAACACTTATATTGTTATATCAGATACCTTGACATCTTTCTCGAAACctattattgattttgCCTTATATTTAACCATATTTTGGGAATTTGATCATTTCGATTTATTTGTGGCATCGATCCCCGTGTTAATCAGAATCTTTCAATGCTTTAGGGAGTTCaagttaaaaaaaggtAAAGATATGACTTTACTTTTCAATGCAATGAAATATGGTTGTAATATTCCTATATTAATCTCGACTTGGTACACGAGAATCCAAGAGGATAACAAGATGAGTTTGAACTTGCAAAGAATTTTCATGTTGATAAATTCCTCTTATACCTTATTTTGGGATATTAAAATGGATTGGaagtttaaaaatttttattctattagACACCCAAGTCAAATGAAGAATGGtttaatctttcaaaataaaattatttatcaatCAGCCATTGTCATTGATTTCTTAATTAGATTTTGGTGGCTATGGTGTTTCTTATTAGGTAATTTAAATGGAGCTGTAATTTGCAGAGGTGAATTGcattatttagaaattattagaagagCTATTTGGATTGTATTTAAATTGGAATGTGAATATATCACAAACGCTggtgaaaaatttggaGATGAATAA
- the RRP17 gene encoding rRNA-processing protein RRP17 (similar to Saccharomyces cerevisiae YDR412W; ancestral locus Anc_5.514), producing the protein MAVRSNRQILTQGQKYVSKQSKKFGTEELNFDKDSRLEYLTGFHMRKLLRQKKAQEFIKEQERLAKIEERKKVRQERREVFEKQLSDFKESLDIESTIKDQIEVDEEGFTKIHNAEEDDMEEEWTGFNSDSDSKEDEKDEVKPILKKNIIGEDTYDNDVTVEIESLEPNENFEYLARLNNVRLEKSEKVLDASITRAKKYAKFLGMANGEEEEEEDSNGVSKKKKKPKKKFRYLTKAERRSNQRKANNNKRRK; encoded by the coding sequence ATGGCAGTGCGCTCTAATAGACAGATTTTGACACAAGGTCAAAAGTATGTCAGCAAACaaagtaaaaaatttggTACAGAGGAATTAAATTTCGACAAAGATTCCAGACTAGAATATTTAACTGGGTTTCATATGAGAAAATTACTAAGGCAAAAAAAGGCACAAGAATTTATAAAAGAGCAGGAAAGGCTGGctaaaattgaagaaaggAAAAAAGTCCGTCAAGAGAGAAGAGAAGTTTTTGAGAAACAGTTAAGTGATTTTAAGGAAAGCTTAGATATTGAATCAACCATTAAAGATCAAATTGAAGTAGATGAGGAAGGATTTACTAAAATACACAATgctgaagaagatgatatgGAAGAAGAGTGGACAGGTTTTAATTCTGATTCAGACTCAAAGGAGGATGAGAAAGACGAAGTTAAACcaattcttaaaaaaaatataataggAGAAGATACATATGATAATGATGTTACTGTAGAGATTGAATCCTTAGAACCcaatgaaaattttgaatatttagcTCGCTTGAATAATGTCAGATTAGAGAAATCAGAAAAAGTTCTTGACGCAAGCATAACAAGGGCAAAGAAATATGCAAAGTTTCTTGGTATGGCTAATggtgaagaagaagaagaagaagatagTAATGGTGTttcaaagaagaagaagaaaccAAAGAAAAAGTTTAGATATTTGACTAAAGCTGAAAGAAGAAGTAACCAAAGAAAggcaaataataacaagAGAAGGAAATAG
- the ADE8 gene encoding phosphoribosylglycinamide formyltransferase (similar to Saccharomyces cerevisiae ADE8 (YDR408C); ancestral locus Anc_5.508), whose amino-acid sequence MVKKILVLISGSGSNLQALIDAKIPDSEIIAVISSSKKAYGIERAEKVGIKTVVHSLYKYNHHIPKDEHQKRVEARNKYDIDLAKIINDLNPDLVVCAGWLLVLGKDFLKDLHNIPIINLHPALPGQFDGTTHAIEMAWNKCQETKKPLIAGCMVHYVVEEVDKGKPIVIRELEINPGTESLDDYETRVHSAEHEIIVEATRKVLGL is encoded by the coding sequence atggtaaaGAAGATACTTGTTCTAATTTCAGGCTCAGGCTCAAATCTTCAAGCTTTAATCGATGCAAAGATACCTGATTCCGAAATAATCGCTGTTATATCTTCAAGCAAAAAAGCATATGGTATTGAAAGGGCTGAAAAAGTTGGTATAAAAACTGTTGTGCATTCTTTATATAAGTATAATCATCATATACCAAAAGATGAGCATCAAAAAAGAGTTGAAGCCcgaaataaatatgatattgatttggctaaaataataaacgaTCTTAACCCAGATCTCGTCGTGTGTGCCGGATGGCTTCTAGTTTTGGgaaaagattttttaaaggaTCTTCATAACATACCGATTATTAATTTGCATCCAGCTTTACCGGGCCAATTTGATGGTACCACTCATGCCATTGAAATGGCATGGAATAAATGCCAGGAAACAAAAAAGCCATTGATTGCAGGTTGTATGGTTCATTATGTGGTCGAAGAAGTTGACAAGGGCAAGCCTATAGTTATTAGAGAACTGGAGATTAATCCGGGAACAGAATCATTAGATGATTATGAAACTAGAGTGCATAGTGCAGAACATGAGATTATTGTTGAAGCTACCAGGAAGGTGTTAGGTTTGTAG
- the PUP1 gene encoding proteasome core particle subunit beta 2 (similar to Saccharomyces cerevisiae PUP1 (YOR157C); ancestral locus Anc_5.507) → MAGLSFDNYQRNAFLASQSHNTPKATSTGTTIVGVKFNNGVIIAADTRSTQGPIVADKNCAKLHRMAPRIWCAGAGTAADTEAVTQLVGSNLELHSLYTHREPRVVSALQMLKQHLFKYQGHIGAYLIVAGVDPTGPHLFAVQAHGSTDVGFYHSLGSGSLAAMAVLETNWKQDLTKEEAMKLASDAIQAGIWNDLGSGSNVDLCVMEVGKDAEYLRNYITPNVREPKQQSYKFKRGTTAVLREVEIEVYQEQEIDISA, encoded by the coding sequence ATGGCAGGTTTATCTTTTGATAATTATCAACGTAATGCATTTTTAGCTTCTCAATCACATAACACACCAAAGGCTACCTCTACTGGTACTACAATCGTGGGTGTTAAATTCAACAATGGTGTTATTATTGCCGCTGATACTAGATCTACTCAGGGCCCAATTGTTGCTGACAAGAATTGTGCTAAGTTACATAGAATGGCCCCACGTATTTGGTGTGCAGGTGCAGGTACTGCAGCTGATACTGAAGCCGTCACTCAATTGGTTGGCTCCAATTTAGAATTACATTCTTTATATACTCACAGAGAACCTCGTGTTGTATCTGCATTACAGATGCTAAAACAgcatttatttaaataccAAGGCCATATCGGTGCTTATTTGATTGTTGCAGGTGTTGACCCCACCGGACCGCATCTATTCGCTGTTCAAGCTCATGGTTCTACAGATGTAGGATTTTATCACTCTTTAGGTTCTGGTTCATTGGCTGCTATGGCCGTATTAGAAACTAATTGGAAACAAGATTTAACTAAGGAAGAAGCTATGAAGTTGGCTTCCGATGCTATCCAAGCTGGTATTTGGAATGATTTAGGTTCCGGTTCTAATGTCGATTTATGTGTAATGGAAGTTGGTAAAGATGCagaatatttaagaaattacATCACACCAAATGTCAGAGAACCAAAACAACAAAGctacaaattcaaaagagGCACAACTGCTGTACTCAGAGAAGTGGAAATCGAGGTTTATCAAGAACAAGAGATCGATATTTCAGCATAG
- the ISN1 gene encoding IMP 5'-nucleotidase (similar to Saccharomyces cerevisiae ISN1 (YOR155C); ancestral locus Anc_5.501) codes for MSSRYRVEYQLKQHKKDEFIEWIKALLATPFVLHAVSHIEEEATTQRVRTQYADIFQDIESLIQHKIEFDNKRGLLDEKGDSSQNQKYEFIGKSRLNRLVPSIGPFFTPLPLTRAFLWEDDKRAISERRMVSPSFNDVRHILNTAQIFHFISAKENHSAEQLKLVTFDGDVTLYEDGGSITDNNPVVPLIMKLLKNDIRVGIVTAAGYDEPAKYVERLNGLIKAMYNSTILTTRQKENLTVMGGESNYLFQYHEDESNRFGFQTIECGKWMLKDMQDWDPLSIEHTLDFAEKTLQTLRTRLRLPKETMIIRKARAVGLVPGEIQDPITSQKRRLLLSREQLEEVVLTLHQTLMSYPMARKIQFSCFDGGSDVWCDIGGKDLGVTILQKFYDPQNIIKPSETLHVGDQFSPMIQANDIKTRLAGTTLWIASPAETVDALSRLVEGLHGKD; via the coding sequence atgtCATCAAGATATAGAGTTGAATACCAACTAAAACAACACAAGAAAGATGAATTCATAGAATGGATCAAAGCATTATTAGCCACCCCATTTGTGCTACATGCAGTCTCTCACATAGAAGAAGAGGCTACCACTCAACGTGTCAGAACCCAATATGCAGACATTTTCCAAGATattgaatcattaattCAACATAAAATAGAGTTCGATAATAAAAGAGGGTTACTAGATGAGAAAGGTGATTCCTCACAGAACCAAAAGTATGAATTTATCGGTAAATCAAGACTTAATAGATTAGTTCCAAGCATTGGCCCCTTTTTTACACCACTTCCATTGACAAGAGCCTTCTTATGGGAAGATGACAAAAGAGCTATCTCTGAAAGGAGAATGGTTTCTCCAAGTTTTAACGATGTTAGACATATTCTAAATACTGCACAgattttccattttataTCTGCAAAAGAAAATCACTCAGCagaacaattaaaattagtaACCTTTGATGGTGATGTAACGCTATACGAAGACGGTGGTTCAATTACAGATAATAACCCAGTAGTTCCATTAATTATGAAACTACtgaaaaatgatattagaGTAGGGATTGTTACAGCTGCAGGTTATGATGAACCAGCAAAATATGTCGAAAGATTAAATGGATTAATTAAAGCAATGTATAATTCAACAATATTAACTACAAGACAAAAGGAGAATTTAACCGTCATGGGAGGTGAATCTAACTACctatttcaatatcatgAGGATGAATCAAATAGATTTGGCTTTCAGACTATCGAATGTGGGAAATGGATGCTAAAAGATATGCAAGATTGGGATCCCTTATCAATCGAACACACTTTAGACTTTGCAGAAAAAACATTACAAACGTTAAGAACTAGACTAAGATTACCCAAGGAAACTATGATTATTCGTAAGGCACGAGCTGTTGGTTTAGTTCCTGGAGAAATTCAAGACCCCATAACTTCACAAAAGAgaagattattattgtcTAGAGAACAATTAGAAGAGGTTGTCTTGACCCTACATCAAACATTAATGTCGTATCCAATGGCAAGGAAAATCCAGTTTAGTTGTTTTGATGGGGGAAGTGACGTTTGGTGCGATATCGGAGGTAAAGATTTGGGTGTTACAATTCTACAGAAGTTTTACGATCcacaaaatataattaaaccTTCAGAAACCTTACACGTTGGTGATCAATTTTCCCCAATGATTCAAgctaatgatattaaaacaaGATTAGCCGGTACAACTCTATGGATTGCTTCCCCAGCCGAGACTGTTGATGCTTTATCAAGATTAGTAGAAGGATTACATGGCAAAGattag
- the TBLA0D01770 gene encoding zinc-binding alcohol dehydrogenase family protein: MKAVTIQANKPVVKNDQPLPTLKPGFLLCKIKAVAGNPIDYKLLELNIGTEGAVLGCDAFGEIVELGEGVDKSRFNVGDYVYAFVYDSVFTNPQNGAFAEYAIIDSKVAFKASKSWKLSGKEDISADPVNSIEGAVSLPLCFITATLSLTYNYGIKLEWQPEKPQNNFPVLIWGAGSTVGFLLVQLCKQLHAYSEIIVVASKKHEKVLKSLGADTLYDYHDEDVVEQINSKNYGFQHLFDACSTLATTRQVYNCASPTKSAVVTQYNMVTVKDIEDKYRRDDVNIIGTAAFSISGEDLKFGPNITMPADLKYRQQCIELVKFFEPKILNGDIQHPGIHTYKKGLEDVPLMLSDIENQKNSGQKFVVPF; encoded by the coding sequence ATGAAAGCTGTTACCATTCAAGCTAACAAACCTGTGGTTAAAAATGACCAGCCTTTACCAACTTTGAAACCTGGTTTTTTATTATGCAAAATTAAAGCTGTCGCAGGTAACCCAATcgattataaattattggaattgAATATCGGAACAGAAGGAGCCGTCTTGGGTTGTGACGCCTTTGGTGAAATTGTTGAATTGGGCGAAGGAGTTGATAAATCACGCTTTAATGTTGGTGATTATGTTTACGCCTTTGTTTATGATTCTGTATTCACTAATCCACAAAATGGGGCATTTGCAGAATATGCAATTATCGATTCAAAAGTAGCATTCAAAGCTTCAAAATCCTGGAAATTATCTGGCAAGGAAGATATTTCAGCAGATCCAGTTAACTCCATTGAAGGGGCAGTAAGCTTACCTCTTTGCTTTATCACAGCAACTTTGTCATTGACTTATAATTATGGCATTAAATTGGAATGGCAACCAGAGAAGCCACAAAATAACTTTCCTGTATTAATTTGGGGTGCTGGTAGTACTGTTGGCTTTCTCTTAGTCCAATTGTGTAAGCAATTGCATGCCTATTCTGAAATTATTGTTGTAGCTTCCAAGAAGCATGAAAAAGTCTTGAAGTCTTTGGGTGCTGATACATTGTATGATTATCATGATGAAGACGTTGTGGAACAAATTAACTCCAAGAACTATGGTTTTCAACATTTATTTGATGCATGTTCTACTCTTGCAACTACAAGACAAGTTTATAACTGTGCTTCTCCAACCAAGTCAGCTGTTGTTACACAATATAACATGGTTACCGTGAAGgatattgaagataaatATAGAAGAGATGATGTGAATATCATAGGTACTGCTGCATTTAGTATATCTGGTGAAGACTTGAAGTTTGGTCCAAATATCACTATGCCAGCCGATTTGAAATATAGACAACAATGTATTGAATTGGTTAAGTTTTTTGAACCAAAGATTTTGAATGGTGATATCCAACATCCAGGTATTCATACATACAAAAAAGGTTTAGAGGATGTTCCTTTAATGTTGTCTGACattgaaaatcaaaaaaattctgGGCAAAAATTTGTTGTCccattttaa